cggcaaggccagcagcatcatcaaggaccagtctcaccccggccactccctcttctcccctctcccatcaggcaagaggtacagaagtgtgaaaacgcacacacctccagattcaggggcagtttcttcccggctgttatcaggcaactgaatcatcctctcacaaccagagagcagtgctgaactactatctacctcattggtgaccctcggactatccttgatcggactttactggctttaccttgcactaaacgttattcccttatcctgtatctgtacaccgtggacggctcgattgtaatcaccatagtcgttccactgactggatagcacgcaacagaagcttttcactgtacctcgctacactttggactttagagttacagcgcagaaagaggcccttcgacccactgtactagctccgtacagacagcacctgtagtcaggattgaacccgggatctgtggcgctgtgaggcagcaactctaccgctgcgccaccgtgtcacggTGTGGCCCAGGCACAGACCCAGCTcgcggggagaggtggagaggtggagagaggaaggggtgagggagagagggggggggggggagggaggaggaggagagaggaagtgggagggagagagagtggtgggggggggagggagaggggaggggtggtggggggcagggggggatagagggggggggtgagaactcACGTCTATAGAGGCATCGGTCTGTATGTACTGCATGTCGGTGtggcccagacccagacccagctCGCGGGGAGGAGaaaagggtggggagggagaggtggagagaggaggaaggggagggagagagggttgggggagggaggggagaggggaggggagagaggaggagagagggaagggggagggagagagaggggtggtgggggcggagggagaggggaggggagaggaggagagaggaagggggaggggggagagagagtgtgggggggagggagggagaggggaggaggtggtggtggcagggggagggaggggggggggggagagactcaCGGGAGGTCACGTCTATAGAGGCAGGGACACGAGATACAGGTGTCTGTATGTACTGCATGTCGTGTGGCCCAGACCCAGCTCGTGGCTGGCCCGCTGCACGGAGCTGACGATGCCGGACGTGATGGTGTTCTGGCATGCGAGAACGGGACTCCCCAACGCCACCACAAAACTCGCCCTGACGCAGAGGCGTGTGTTCGCAGCTCGACTGCCCCAGCGGCCAGCGTGGACAGAGGCTCCTggcacagagggagaggggggagagtgatgtgagggggggggggggggggtgcgtacCCCAAACTTTCACCACAACAATGGCAACTGATCAGCACCcatgacaaccccccccccaccatccctctcaTCTGCCGTCACCAACTCCCAACCCCCTtcagtcccctcccccaccccccaaacatATGCCCAACGCACACGCCCTTCCCCACACCCTCCACACCCACCCATCTGTCTCCCACCCCTACCCCCGAACCTGGAACctgcccttccccccccaccactgctcctctccccccctcccccacccactgaCGGCTGCACAGCCATTGCACTGGCCTggtacaacccccctcccccaaaccaccccccatTTCCCTGTCCCCCACTTGCCCaacccccacccatctcccctcccccccccaacttgcccaacccccacccatctccccttcccccccccaactTGCCCAACCCCATACCCATCAACCATCCCTCCCAGCCCTCTTGCCATGTGAGTGCCCTCCCCCACTCCgccgtgtgtggtgcgtgtgcgcgtgtgtgcgtgtgcgtgcatgtgtgtgtgcgtgtgtgtgagtatgtacgtgtgtgtgtgagtatgtacgtgtgtgtgtgagtatgtatgtgtgtgtgtgtggtgtgtgggtgtgtgcagtatttgtgtgcgcgcgtgtgtgtgtgcgcgagtgcatttgtgtatgtgtgtgtggcttgcagtgcatgtgtgtgtgtcgtgcgtgagtgtgtgtgtgtgtgtgtgtgcgatggatgtgcatgtgtgagtgtgtgtgtgcggtgtgcgtgtgtgcgtttgtgtgtgtgtgtgcacgcgtgtgtgcgcatgtgtgtgcgtgcgtgcgtgcgtgtgagtgtgtgtgtgcgtgggcgtgagtatgtgtgtgtgcgtgtgtgtgcgtgtgtgtgtgtgcgtgcgtgtgtgtgcgtgtgtgtgtgtgcgtgtgtgtgtgtgtgtgtgtgcgtgtgtgtgtgtgtgcgtgtgtgtgcgtggtgtgtgtgtgtgtgggtgcgggtgtgtgtgtgttgtgtgtgtgtgcgtgcatgtgtgtgcgtgcgtgtgtgtgcgtgcgtgtgcgtgcgtttgtgtgcgcgcgtgtgtgtgcgtctgtgtgtgtgcgtgtgtgtgtgcgtgcatgtgtgtgcgtgcatgtgtgtgcgcgcggagtgtgtgtgtgtgcagtgcgcgtgtgtgtgtgtgcgtgtgtgtgtcaccTTGGGGGTGATGCGGAGAGTGGCGATGTCCACCATTGGGTCTGTGGCCAGCACTCGGGCCCAGTAAGCCTCTCCATTGGGCAGCTTGACCCGCACCCGCCGCCGGTTGGCCACCACGTGGGCGTTGGTGACGATCAGCCCGTCCGCCGACACGGCAAAGCCCGAACCATTAGAGATGGCCACCTCACGCCCACTCAACGGGTGCCTGGACCcaccggggagagagggagaggcaggtagagaggggggagagagagaggaggggggggggggagaaaggggggaggagaaaggggggggggggagaaaggggggggagaaagacaggggggggggggagggggggtggagagggtggtGAGAGAGAGGCAgatcagggagagagagagagagagagaaggatgagagatgaggagagagagagagaggggggttggcaTGGAGAGTGAATTAaatttccatcctaggaaaagacgactgtctaccatatctggcTTCCCTACAGCCTCTGACGTTCCTGGAGAAACAAtcccagtctgtccaacctctcccagtagctgaATCCCTCTAGTCCCGGCATCATTCCAGTAaagctcctctgcaccctctccaaagcccccacacatTTCCTGctgggaagaaggttcaggagaCTGAAACCTGTGACCatcgggttcaggaacagcaaccAAGGCGTCACGGTGgcataacggtagagttgctgcctgacagcgccagagacccgggttccatcctggccacgggtgctgtctgtacggagttctccctgtgaccctgtgggttttctccgggtgctctggtttcctcccacactccgaagatgcacAGTTTGtatcgaaggttgacacaaaatgctggagtaactcagcgggtgagacagcagctcgggagagaaggaatgggcgacgtttcgggtcgagacagtaggcagtgaagaaagtgaatggcatgttggccttcataacaagaggagtataggagcaaagaggtccttctgcagttgtacagaccacacctggagtattgtgtgcagttttggtcccctaatttaaggaaggacattcttgctattgagggagtgcagcgtaggttcacaaggttaattactgggatggcgggactgtcatatgctgagagaatggagcggctgggcttgtacactctggagtttagaaggatgagaggagatcttattgaaacatataagattattaagggtttggacacactagaggcaggaaacatgttcccgatgttgggggagtccagaaccagtgcccacagtttaagaataagtggtaagccatttagaacggagacgaggagctttttcacacagagtgttgtgagtctgtggaattctctgcctcagagggcggtggaggccggttctctggattctttcaagagagagctagatagggctcttaaagatagaggagtcggggctaaggggagaaggcaggaacggggtactgattggggatgatcagccatgatcacattgaatggcggtgctggctcgaagggccgaatggcctactcctgcacctattatctctccagagatgctgcctcacctgctgagttactccagcattttgtgtctaccttcaatataaaccagcatctgcagttctttcttacacaggtaCATTTTGTACGtttgttggcttctgtaaattatccctagtgtgtaggatagtgtggtgtacggggatcactgattgGCACAGACACTGGTAGGGTGAAGTGCctatttcctcactgtatctcgacactaaactaaaccaaaccatcaggctcctgaacactgcacaacactaacctcagctgtGAACAGCGAGAGACTGACTTTGATTGCACGATGGACTGATGTTATGCAGCATTATTGTAGCTATTAGTTTATTGAATtgttatttttttcttgttttgttGTTCATGCTCataaggctattcggcccatcaagatagcagagtcaggggatatggagagaaggcaggaacggggtactgattgtggatgatcagccatgatcacattgaattgtggtgctgcctcgaagggccgaatggcctactcctgcacctattgtctattgtctataagtctactccgccattcaatcatggctgatctatctccccgtcccaaccacattctcctgccttctccccgtaacccctgacacccgtactaatctatcgatctctgctttaaaaatatccactcacttggccttcacagccgtctgtggcaaagaattccacagattcactactctctgactgaagaaattcctcctcatctccttcctaaagggacgtcctttaattctgaggctgtgacctctggtcctagactctcccactagtggaaacattctctctacaTTGTTGGTACATACGTCAATTAAACACCCACCCCTCCAATccgtcccctcacccccccccccccccctacctcccctATCCCTCAATCTCACttctctattcccctcctccattatcctccctccccaccctcctctgcttcctccctcacccccttcctcccctcctctctcttcccccctcccccctccattccaATCCCCCACCCATTACCTCGCCTCCCCTCTCCATTCCTCTAtgctcccccattccccctcatccccagctcccccctctcctcttcactcctcttctttcccctccccccctcccctccccactcacccctccctcccctcttctttccccaacCCTAGTCTCCCCTTCCCACCATAACCCTTCCTCCTTCCCTACCCTCACCTCTACTTCTATCCCCCTcgtcctccactctctctccacacccccctccctcaatcccccccctctcctctccccacctgcactctccctctatcccccactccccacctccccctcttccccccactctctcgtCACCCCcatccctcaaccccccccctcacccccactatcccctccctccctctctctttcccacctccccccctctctccctactcacctcccccctaccccctccctcactttcccctccccctccctccctactccctcctctccctcaatcccactgtctaccacctcctcctctccccactctattcctcctcccctcaccctatctctccctcctctgccTCTATTCCCCACTTCCTAAGCACTCTCTAACCCTACCCCGTTCCCCCCTCCTCAGCTTCCTCCCTAcaccatcctctccctctatacctaatcccctccttcctcttccctccctctctccctatcctccccctcccacactccttcctcatctccctcccctttctatccctccccctcccctcatcttcccctccacacactccctccctcctcacccccatccctacccccaccctctctataccgcccccccccaccttccctcctcctccccttcccctccctctatcccacctcatctccctccccccctccaccatccTCACCTCCCTCTACGCCTCCCCCTCCATCTTCCTCCCTCTATCCTCACACCCTCCACCATCCAatctcatctcccccctccacctccccctatctccccccccactctccaccctcctcacctccccaggatctcgatgtaAACCACGGCGGGCGCCGTTTTCTCCACCACGTCggcgatgaagttgtacttgaggcgggggctgtGCGCGTGCAGGGGCCCGGGGCCGGGAGCGGGCCCGGGGGTGTGCGGACGCGCCGCGAGGAGCCGGGGGAGATGGAGCCTGCGGCCTAGTCCCGGTCCcggcttctcctcctccccctctccctccccgcggGGGCGGCGGCTCCGGGCCCCGAACATCAGCGCCGCCGCCCCCAGTCCCAGCCCCATCCCCAGGCCGAGGCCCAGCGCCCAGGCCCCGGGGCGTGAGTGTGAATCCGCCCTCACTCGGGCCCGCAGTCGCCACAGGCCGCGACCCATGGGCGCCGCCATCTTGCAACAACAACCAACTTTATTGACACCGGGTCATTTAACATCATATTTTTTataatattactagactaagtcggaccggttgggtcccagcatcacactggagggctggtcccccaacacaatattccacctctccaccaatcccaATATTGGAGGCCAGTGGGggatgggggctttctggagggctagtatgggagttgtgggctgaaaggacttgtttccagagggctagtatggacattgtgggccgaatggattcttgtgtTCTTCTAttcttccggtggcgctatggagacctaaagtccagcgccaaccagctccgACTCGAGGAAGGGAAAAAACGGGAGAAAACGGGACCTACCTGCAGCGATCGTAATctgaaacggcagcctgcgtgacgtcatcaggcctgcGACTCAAGATATGTCGatacaacacacccccccccgtggAAGAAAACCGGGGAAAGGAAGATCCCAGACGGAAgaagaaggccctacagaagcctcggcctcagttacagTGATGGCCCAAGAAGAGCTTCCAAAGAAAGTGATGGCCCAAGAAGAACTTCCAAAGAAACCCAAAGGGAGAAAAACGGAAATGGATGATCTTAGAATCTTTTTGGCTGCTGAACTGAAGATTTTTGGAGAGAAATtagacaccttcaaggtagatCTTAAAGCAGAAATACACGCCACAGTtgaacaaatgtttgaaaactggaagcggacgagggaggaagaggtcaaaaaCCAGATGGAAGCGATGGAAGCTAAACTCGTTTCGTTGGAAACAAAGGTTCAAACAGAGATGGACCCTATCCGCCACGAACTTAatcaacacagaatagcgataaccgagcttgagaaatgtgcgGCGACAAGTGCAGAAACAGTAAGTCAGCTCCTTATTGAAAACCAACGTCTCACAAGTATGGTGAGCAAACtaaatgataaatgtattgatctggaagggcgtcaaagacgtaagaatctaagaattgtaggggtgaaagaAGGAAGCGAGAGGGAAATGGGCACTCGGGATTTCGTGGCAGACCTTCTACATACAGTCTTAAaactggatcacaaacctctactcggTCGTGCCCATAGAGCACAGCGACGTCGTACGCAAGATGTTGCCCACCCAAGACAAATAATCgtaaaagtcctacaggatcatgaatttgatgagataatgaagaaaagtgttcggagcggtcaacttCTTTTTGAAGGCGTGAGATTTAGCATAtaccgagattactcgacagaggtcttcaagaaaagaatgctgttcaatgagaccaaaagaatattgaagagtgtaccggatctgaaatacagcctactctatcccgcaagactaagagtcacctacaattccaatgAGTTATTTTTTACAGACCATGAAAAAGCACTCGAATTCGCCAAGGAAGTCGGTAACACACCTCCAGACTGAAGAATCTACATCACTCCTTAGGAGACATGGTCTACGATGACcgccagatctaaaaggacctttaaaattcgttcaagaactttaaagacacttggaaactgaaaatgatggaggacattgGATAAAATCTGCGATCTTTCGAgggttttttccctttttcttttttctcttgtttGTTTGGGCTCTTCTTCGGTTACTAATCACTGCTATTATATATAAATTCATATCAaactatataggtaacaactaatacttattaaatatctttatttccactaatattattaacattattaattcttataaaagttaatacggtataagatggataacaatgatcaacacttaatagtctttgataaatgaagaaaggaattataTAATATAGTACATAGAAAGATATGTTAGAAGTAAATTAACCTATATCATAACTAAGATAGACggatttccttttctttttttcgctctatttttcaatttaaaatcattttggtgGCTTGAACCTTCTTACAGGGTTACGCGTTGATACTAATAGGCATGTGggtatgtatacatatacatataagcGTATACGTAGGTAGGAgcatatatattgtgtgggtataagtatgactaggtaaataaaTTTTGATACTCCCATAAGAAGtttattgaatgttaaatataatttcctccccctttttcccttttttttttttttttttttttttttttttcctttcctcttcctcgggcacggagctgggaattttttcgttttacaaaggctacggaagtccttagaattctagccacgttagtgtggctatcactaactacaccaaTCGTAgatgtagtttttttttcctcaccctacactaaccaaccctatcacttttctttcttcaaatatttttctaactcaaggtttgaatggaaaaacaagaccaaggcaaggagatatgatcggaagaatgatgtattcgaatttaaattcatctatctgaggtttgggagcagggtcagattctatgtgttgttccttctgcccggttatagaccacctcagatgcaatatgcaagatgctaacatgacaagaaggggtcagggaataacattttgtagttggaatgtcaagggaatcaatgaaccaattaagagaagtaaagttttggcacacctaaatctaattaaaacagatataatatttcttcaagagacacatcttaaaaagcaatctcaacatagacttaaagctaagtggatcgccgaatcatatcattcctctttttcccacaagtcaagaggagtagcaatagtaattcgtaaaggaataccttttgtgtcctcttcaataatagtggatatggatggcagatatataatagtggttggagagttaaacggagaaaaagtgatcctcctaaatgtttatgggcctaacttcgataaccctacttttttcaacaaaacatttaataaaattcctgaatttgcacaatacaaattaataattggaggagacttcaattgtacattagacccatacttagatagatcatcaaggcaaaaaaaaacaaatccaattcaagtgtatttttaaattcatttattaataccactaatattaaggatatctggagaatagaaaacccaaccggacgggaatattcattttattcaccagtacacaaatcatactcaagaatagattactttttagttgactctacgtttattccatttatttataattcaaaatatcacaacatcataatttcagatcacgcaccagtaacatttatgattaaattaaatggaatgtccgagaaacaaacatattggagacttaacccacaaatcttgaacgaaagatcatgccaggaatatattactaaacaaatccaaatattttttgaggtaaatgacaaccctgacacacctgcttcccttatgtgggagacgtttaaagcgtatgcgcgaggtacattaatctctgcacaagcattttataataaagataacaggattaaacaacaagcactggaaagtgaaattaagttactagatatagaaaacgcgagaacgtcatctacgttaaaacataataaaattgctgtactgaaatataaattaaataaaatgtactcagaacaagtaataaaactttaccaaaaaactaaacaattacagtttgaatttggagacaagccacaaaaactattagcacgccagttgcgaaaaatggaaggggaaaaaataattcataaaattagaacagagacaggagaattattaaaaatgcccaaagatataaatgatagatttctacaatactatcatgacctttattcaactaaaacggtagcacaaccagaaggaatagcagattttttaataaaatgtaatttaaaaggtttagatgtaaatgatagagaattattagaaagggaaattacgataaaggatattgaggagtctattggctctctaaaaaatggtaaggcaatagggccagacggtctaggttcagaattttacaaaaaaattcatgatctgctgagcccacgcttgcaaagactatatgattacatttacactcaacagaaactcccagacaccttaaatgagtctataataacgcttattcctaaagccgacaaagatccggaagatccgggatcatacagagcaattgcacttctgaacacagaccagaaaatactaactaaaatactagcacgtagattaagtacagtgataaataaattaatacaccctgaccaaacaggctttattcagaaacggtattcatattataatctaagaagattatttaatattatatataccaagagaattattaatgaagatttagcaataatctcacttgacgctgaaaaagcatttgatcaggtcgaatggccttatttattttcggtgatggaaaagatgcagctaggggagaaattttgcacatggataaaactactatacacaaatcctacggctagaatacttaccaaccaaagactttcatctaaattcagtctatctagaggttgtagacaaggatgcccgttatc
This sequence is a window from Leucoraja erinacea ecotype New England unplaced genomic scaffold, Leri_hhj_1 Leri_928S, whole genome shotgun sequence. Protein-coding genes within it:
- the LOC129695061 gene encoding LOW QUALITY PROTEIN: serine protease HTRA2, mitochondrial-like (The sequence of the model RefSeq protein was modified relative to this genomic sequence to represent the inferred CDS: deleted 2 bases in 1 codon), whose product is MAAPMGRGLWRLRARVRADSHSRPGAWALGLGLGMGLGLGAAALMFGARSRRPRGEGEGEEEKPGPGLGRRLHLPRLLAARPHTPGPAPGPGPLHAHSPRLKYNFIADVVEKTAPAVVYIEILGRHPLSGREVAISNGSGFAVSADGLIVTNAHVVANRRRVRVKLPNGEAYWARVLATDPMVDIATLRITPKEPLSTLAAGARAANTRLCVRASFVVALGSPVLACQNTITSGIVSSVQRASHELGLGHTTCSTYRHLYLVSLPL